The following are from one region of the Myotis daubentonii chromosome 2, mMyoDau2.1, whole genome shotgun sequence genome:
- the LOC132227318 gene encoding hexosaminidase D-like, translated as MEFVLKHEALAHLREVALFPNTLNPQEVESLALVGAMVDQVLELHPGARWLHIGCDEVYYLGEGEASRQWLQQEQNTTATLCLSHMRAVASHVRARHPATMPLVWDDMLRDIPEDQLSASRVPQLVEPVLWDYGADLDVQGKGQYRVTVGGPVT; from the exons ATGGAG TTTGTGCTGAAGCATGAGGCTCTCGCCCACCTCCGAGAAGTGGCGCTTTTCCCCAACACCCTGAACCCGCAGGAGGTGGAGTCGCTGGCACTGGTGGGAGCCATGGTCGATCAGGTGCTGGAGCTGCACCCGGGAGCCCGGTGGCTCCACATCGGCTGCGACGAG GTCTATTACCTCGGGGAGGGCGAGGCCTCgaggcagtggctgcagcaggagCAGAACACCACGGCCACGCTGTGTCTGTCCCACATGAGGGCCGTGGCCAGCCACGTGCGGGCCCGGCACCCAGCCACGATGCCACTGGTGTGGGACGACATGCTTCGGGACATCCCCGAGGACCAGCTATCAG CTTCCAGGGTGCCGCAGCTGGTGGAGCCAGTGCTCTGGGACTACGGGGCGGATCTGGATGTGCAGGGCAAGGGTCAGTACCGAGTCACTGTGGGAGGCCCTGTCACCTGA